From the Candidatus Micrarchaeia archaeon genome, one window contains:
- a CDS encoding 50S ribosomal protein L21e translates to MKRSKGKLTGKTRCIGKNSKPLKVTDIIKEFSLGDKVVIKIKGNYHKGVPHPRYMGKIGKIVEVRGKSYVLEIKDGKKNKELIASAVHLEKSN, encoded by the coding sequence ATGAAAAGAAGCAAAGGCAAATTGACAGGAAAAACAAGATGTATAGGAAAAAATTCAAAACCATTAAAGGTTACTGATATAATAAAAGAATTTTCTTTAGGTGATAAAGTAGTAATTAAAATAAAAGGAAATTATCATAAAGGAGTTCCACACCCAAGATATATGGGGAAAATAGGGAAAATAGTTGAAGTTAGAGGAAAATCTTATGTATTAGAAATAAAAGATGGGAAGAAAAACAAAGAATTAATTGCATCAGCAGTTCATCTTGAAAAATCAAATTAG
- a CDS encoding TATA-box-binding protein — MAVNNIRPKYQIENIVASGELKIELDLYSLAYKLRDIEYEPEQFPGAILKLKEPKSSLLIFKNGKVICTGAKTEELIKKAIKRAFALVSPYSKTPPPTKFTPTYEVQNIVASGALNVSLDLYTLTQKFKQIEYEPEQFPGAILKLKEPKSSLLLFKNGKVICTGCKTEKEVKKALAVTAKLLAPYAQPPEKK; from the coding sequence GTGGCTGTAAATAATATTAGACCAAAATATCAAATTGAGAATATAGTTGCTTCTGGAGAATTAAAAATTGAACTAGATTTATACTCCTTAGCATATAAATTAAGAGACATTGAATATGAACCAGAACAGTTTCCAGGTGCAATACTTAAATTAAAAGAACCAAAAAGTTCTTTATTAATATTTAAAAATGGAAAAGTAATATGTACTGGGGCAAAAACAGAGGAATTAATAAAAAAAGCAATTAAAAGAGCTTTTGCGTTAGTTTCCCCGTATTCAAAAACACCCCCACCTACGAAATTTACACCAACTTATGAAGTTCAAAATATAGTTGCTTCTGGTGCATTAAATGTTTCATTAGATTTGTATACATTAACTCAAAAATTCAAACAAATTGAATATGAACCAGAACAGTTTCCAGGTGCAATACTTAAATTAAAAGAACCAAAAAGTTCTTTACTTTTATTTAAAAATGGAAAAGTAATATGTACTGGATGTAAAACAGAAAAAGAAGTTAAAAAAGCATTAGCAGTTACTGCAAAACTTCTTGCTCCCTACGCACAACCTCCAGAAAAAAAATAG